The Halichoerus grypus chromosome 14, mHalGry1.hap1.1, whole genome shotgun sequence genome contains a region encoding:
- the STOML2 gene encoding stomatin-like protein 2, mitochondrial isoform X3: MDPYKASYGVEDPEYAVTQLAQTTMRSELGKLSLDKVFRERESLNASIVDAINQAADCWGIRCLRYEIKDIHVPPRVKESMQMQVEAERRKRATVLESEGTRESAINVAEGKKQAQILASEAEKAEQINQAAGEASAVLAKAKAKAEAIRILAAALTQHNGDAAASLTVAEQYVSAFSKLAKDSNTILLPSNPGDVSSMVAQAMGVYGALTKAPVPGAQDSVSSGSSRDVQGTDASLDEEFDRVKLS; the protein is encoded by the exons ATGGACCCTTACAAG GCAAGCTATGGTGTGGAGGACCCCGAGTATGCTGTCACTCAGCTGGCGCAGACGACCATGAGATCAGAGCTCGGCAAACTCTCTCTGGACAAAGTCTTCCGG gaGCGGGAGTCCCTGAATGCTAGCATTGTGGACGCCATCAATCAGGCTGCTGATTGCTGGGGCATTCGCTGCCTCCGTTATGAGATCAAGGATATCCATGTGCCACCCCGGGTGAAAGAGTCCATGCAGATGcag GTGGAGGCAGAGAGGCGGAAACGGGCCACAGTTCTAGAGTCTGAGGGGACCCGAGAGTCAGCCATCAACGTGgcagaggggaagaagcaggcacaGATCCTGGCCTCCGAGGCGGAAAAGGCTGAACAAATAAATCAAGCTGCAG GAGAGGCCAGTGCAGTTCTGGCCAAGGCCAAGGCTAAGGCTGAAGCTATTCGGATCCTGGCTGCAGCTCTGACACAACAT AATGGAGATGCAGCAGCCTCACTGACTGTGGCTGAGCAGTATGTCAGTGCGTTCTCCAAACTGGCCAAGGACTCCAACACTATCCTGCTGCCCTCCAACCCCGGCGATGTCAGCAGTATGGTGGCTCAG GCCATGGGTGTGTATGGGGCCCTCACCAAAGCCCCAGTGCCAGGGGCCCAGGACTCAGTCtccagtgggagcagcagagatGTCCAGGGCACAGATGCAAGTCTTGATGAGGAATTTGATCGCGTCAAACTGAGTTAA
- the STOML2 gene encoding stomatin-like protein 2, mitochondrial isoform X2, translated as MLARAARGTGALLLRGSVQASGRAPRRASSGLPRNTVVLFVPQQEAWVVERMGRFHRILEPGLNILIPVLDRIRYVQSLKEIVINVPEQSAVTLDNVTLQIDGVLYLRIMDPYKASYGVEDPEYAVTQLAQTTMRSELGKLSLDKVFRERESLNASIVDAINQAADCWGIRCLRYEIKDIHVPPRVKESMQMQVEAERRKRATVLESEGTRESAINVAEGKKQAQILASEAEKAEQINQAAGEASAVLAKAKAKAEAIRILAAALTQHNGDAAASLTVAEQYVSAFSKLAKDSNTILLPSNPGDVSSMVAQAMGVYGALTKAPVPGAQDSVSSGSSRDVQGTDASLDEEFDRVKLS; from the exons ATGCTGGCGCGCGCGGCTCGGGGGACTGGGGCCCTTTTGCTGAGG GGCTCCGTACAGGCTTCTGGCCGTGCTCCGCGTCGCGCCTCCTCTGGATTGCCCCGAAACACCGTGGTACTGTTTGTGCCgcagcaggaggcctgggtggTGGAGCGAATGGGCCGATTCCATCGGATTCTGGAGCCT GGCTTGAACATCCTCATCCCTGTGTTAGACCGGATCCGATATGTGCAGAGTCTCAAGGAAATTGTCATCAACGTGCCTGAGCAGTCGGCTGTGACTCTTG ACAATGTAACTCTGCAAATCGATGGAGTCCTTTATCTGCGAATCATGGACCCTTACAAG GCAAGCTATGGTGTGGAGGACCCCGAGTATGCTGTCACTCAGCTGGCGCAGACGACCATGAGATCAGAGCTCGGCAAACTCTCTCTGGACAAAGTCTTCCGG gaGCGGGAGTCCCTGAATGCTAGCATTGTGGACGCCATCAATCAGGCTGCTGATTGCTGGGGCATTCGCTGCCTCCGTTATGAGATCAAGGATATCCATGTGCCACCCCGGGTGAAAGAGTCCATGCAGATGcag GTGGAGGCAGAGAGGCGGAAACGGGCCACAGTTCTAGAGTCTGAGGGGACCCGAGAGTCAGCCATCAACGTGgcagaggggaagaagcaggcacaGATCCTGGCCTCCGAGGCGGAAAAGGCTGAACAAATAAATCAAGCTGCAG GAGAGGCCAGTGCAGTTCTGGCCAAGGCCAAGGCTAAGGCTGAAGCTATTCGGATCCTGGCTGCAGCTCTGACACAACAT AATGGAGATGCAGCAGCCTCACTGACTGTGGCTGAGCAGTATGTCAGTGCGTTCTCCAAACTGGCCAAGGACTCCAACACTATCCTGCTGCCCTCCAACCCCGGCGATGTCAGCAGTATGGTGGCTCAG GCCATGGGTGTGTATGGGGCCCTCACCAAAGCCCCAGTGCCAGGGGCCCAGGACTCAGTCtccagtgggagcagcagagatGTCCAGGGCACAGATGCAAGTCTTGATGAGGAATTTGATCGCGTCAAACTGAGTTAA
- the STOML2 gene encoding stomatin-like protein 2, mitochondrial isoform X1, with translation MGRFHRILEPGLNILIPVLDRIRYVQSLKEIVINVPEQSAVTLDNVTLQIDGVLYLRIMDPYKASYGVEDPEYAVTQLAQTTMRSELGKLSLDKVFRERESLNASIVDAINQAADCWGIRCLRYEIKDIHVPPRVKESMQMQVEAERRKRATVLESEGTRESAINVAEGKKQAQILASEAEKAEQINQAAGEASAVLAKAKAKAEAIRILAAALTQHNGDAAASLTVAEQYVSAFSKLAKDSNTILLPSNPGDVSSMVAQAMGVYGALTKAPVPGAQDSVSSGSSRDVQGTDASLDEEFDRVKLS, from the exons ATGGGCCGATTCCATCGGATTCTGGAGCCT GGCTTGAACATCCTCATCCCTGTGTTAGACCGGATCCGATATGTGCAGAGTCTCAAGGAAATTGTCATCAACGTGCCTGAGCAGTCGGCTGTGACTCTTG ACAATGTAACTCTGCAAATCGATGGAGTCCTTTATCTGCGAATCATGGACCCTTACAAG GCAAGCTATGGTGTGGAGGACCCCGAGTATGCTGTCACTCAGCTGGCGCAGACGACCATGAGATCAGAGCTCGGCAAACTCTCTCTGGACAAAGTCTTCCGG gaGCGGGAGTCCCTGAATGCTAGCATTGTGGACGCCATCAATCAGGCTGCTGATTGCTGGGGCATTCGCTGCCTCCGTTATGAGATCAAGGATATCCATGTGCCACCCCGGGTGAAAGAGTCCATGCAGATGcag GTGGAGGCAGAGAGGCGGAAACGGGCCACAGTTCTAGAGTCTGAGGGGACCCGAGAGTCAGCCATCAACGTGgcagaggggaagaagcaggcacaGATCCTGGCCTCCGAGGCGGAAAAGGCTGAACAAATAAATCAAGCTGCAG GAGAGGCCAGTGCAGTTCTGGCCAAGGCCAAGGCTAAGGCTGAAGCTATTCGGATCCTGGCTGCAGCTCTGACACAACAT AATGGAGATGCAGCAGCCTCACTGACTGTGGCTGAGCAGTATGTCAGTGCGTTCTCCAAACTGGCCAAGGACTCCAACACTATCCTGCTGCCCTCCAACCCCGGCGATGTCAGCAGTATGGTGGCTCAG GCCATGGGTGTGTATGGGGCCCTCACCAAAGCCCCAGTGCCAGGGGCCCAGGACTCAGTCtccagtgggagcagcagagatGTCCAGGGCACAGATGCAAGTCTTGATGAGGAATTTGATCGCGTCAAACTGAGTTAA
- the ATOSB gene encoding atos homolog protein B isoform X1, whose translation MRHVQAEPSPSSEPEAGPSQPAVRQGALQGGLLMGYSPAGGATSPGVYQVSIFSPPAGASEPHRALKRPAPPTEVPRELKRGPGLGAREGLPPEEPSTVRLLGPEGLGLGLGVTSQHFCHHGLCVVEQGGSSTSPWTSGAQSLPYPPSNASCNSLHTRDWASPDPGGQGSLGESPGPAPLGQLHTFDTDLHSLAQIGAKSPVAGVGNRGSPWPRESPGTANGHSPEHTPPGPGPPGPCPTKRRLLPAGEALDVSSEDEGPAPRRRRGTLGHPPAANSSDAKATPFWSHLLPGPKDPVLDPTDCSPMGRRLKGARRLKLSSLRSLRKGPGLLSPPSASPVPTPAVSRTLLGNFEESLLRGRFAPSGHIEGFTAEIGASGSYCPQHVTLPVTVTFFDVSEQNAPAPFLGVVDLNPLGRKGYSVPKVGTIQVTLFNPNQTVVKMFLVTFDFSDMPAAHMTFLRHRLFLVPVGEEGNASPACRLLCYLLHLRFRSSRSGRLSLHGDIRLLFSRRSLELDTGLPYELQAVTESPHNPRYSPLP comes from the exons ATGCGCCACGTGCAGGCGGAGCCGTCTCCATCCTCAGAACCAGAGGCTGGCCCTTCGCAGCCTGCAGTCAGGCAGGGGGCCCTCCAGGGTGGCCTGCTCATGGGCTACAGCCCAGCAGGGGGGGCGACATCCCCCGGGGTCTACCAGGTATCCATCTTTTCCCCTCCAGCTGGTGCCTCCGAGCCTCATAGGGCCCTGAAACGGCCGGCCCCACCCACTGAGGTTCCCAGGGAGCTGAAgagaggccctgggctgggggccagaGAGGGACTACCCCCTGAAGAACCATCTACTGTGAGGCTACTAGGCCCAGAGGGACTGGGGCTGGGACTGGGTGTGACCAGCCAGCATTTCTGCCATCATGGCCTCTGTGTTGTGGAACAGGGAGGTAGCTCCACCTCACCTTGGACTTCAGGGGCCCAGAGTCTCCCCTATCCCCCATCAAATGCTTCCTGCAATAGTTTGCACACCAGAGACTGGGCTTCCCCAGATCCAGGGGGACAGGGGTCCCTGGGGGAGTCCCCAGGGCCAGCCCCTCTGGGCCAGCTGCACACATTTGACACTGATTTGCACAGTCTTGCACAAATAGGGGCTAAGAGCCCAGTGGCTGGGGTGGGCAACAGGGGCAGCCCTTGGCCTAGGGAGTCCCCTGGCACTGCCAATGGGCATAGTCCCGAGCACACACCCCCTGGCCCTGGAcctccaggcccctgccccaCCAAGCGAAGGCTGCTTCCTGCTGGAGAAGCCCTGGATGTCAGCTCTGAGGATGAGGGGCCAGCCCCTCGGAGGCGCCGGGGAACCCTGGGCCACCCTCCTGCTGCCAACAGTTCTGATGCCAAAGCCACACCCTTCTGGAGCCATCTGCTGCCTGGGCCCAAGGACCCTGTGCTG GACCCAACAGACTGCAGTCCCATGGGGCGGAGGCTGAAAGGTGCCCGTCGCCTAAAGCT GAGCTCCCTTCGAAGCCTCCGGAAGGGGCCAGGCCTGCTGAGCCCCCCCAGTGCCTCCCCTGTTCCTACCCCTGCCGTCAGCCGTACCCTGCTGGGCAACTTTGAG GAATCATTGCTGCGAGGACGCTTTGCACCATCTGGCCACATTGAGGGCTTCACGGCAGAGATTGGAGCAAGTGGATCCTACTGCCCCCAGCATGTCACGCTGCCTGTCACTGTCACCTTCTTCGATGTTTCTGAGCAAAATGCCCCGGCCCCCTTCCTG GGTGTCGTGGACCTGAACCCCCTGGGGAGGAAGGGTTACAGCGTGCCCAAGGTGGGCACCATCCAAGTG ACCTTATTTAACCCCAACCAGACTGTGGTGAAGATGTTCCTCGTGACTTTTGACTTCTCGGACATGCCTGCTGCCCATATGACCTTCCTGCGCCATCGCCTCTTTTTGGTGCCCGTGGGTGAGGAGGGAAATGCGAGCCCCGCCTGCCGCCTCCTCTGCTACTTGCTGCACCTCAG GTTCCGGAGCTCCCGCTCAGGCCGCTTAAGCCTGCATGGAGACATCCGCCTGCTTTTTTCCCGCCGGAGCCTGGAACTGGACACAGGGCTCCCCTACGAACTTCAGGCAGTGACTGAGTCCCCTCACAATCCACGGTATTCACCTTTGCCGTGA
- the ATOSB gene encoding atos homolog protein B isoform X2 — protein sequence MRHVQAEPSPSSEPEAGPSQPAVRQGALQGGLLMGYSPAGGATSPGVYQVSIFSPPAGASEPHRALKRPAPPTEVPRELKRGPGLGAREGLPPEEPSTVRLLGPEGLGLGLGVTSQHFCHHGLCVVEQGGSSTSPWTSGAQSLPYPPSNASCNSLHTRDWASPDPGGQGSLGESPGPAPLGQLHTFDTDLHSLAQIGAKSPVAGVGNRGSPWPRESPGTANGHSPEHTPPGPGPPGPCPTKRRLLPAGEALDVSSEDEGPAPRRRRGTLGHPPAANSSDAKATPFWSHLLPGPKDPVLDPTDCSPMGRRLKGARRLKLSSLRSLRKGPGLLSPPSASPVPTPAVSRTLLGNFEESLLRGRFAPSGHIEGFTAEIGASGSYCPQHVTLPVTVTFFDVSEQNAPAPFLTLFNPNQTVVKMFLVTFDFSDMPAAHMTFLRHRLFLVPVGEEGNASPACRLLCYLLHLRFRSSRSGRLSLHGDIRLLFSRRSLELDTGLPYELQAVTESPHNPRYSPLP from the exons ATGCGCCACGTGCAGGCGGAGCCGTCTCCATCCTCAGAACCAGAGGCTGGCCCTTCGCAGCCTGCAGTCAGGCAGGGGGCCCTCCAGGGTGGCCTGCTCATGGGCTACAGCCCAGCAGGGGGGGCGACATCCCCCGGGGTCTACCAGGTATCCATCTTTTCCCCTCCAGCTGGTGCCTCCGAGCCTCATAGGGCCCTGAAACGGCCGGCCCCACCCACTGAGGTTCCCAGGGAGCTGAAgagaggccctgggctgggggccagaGAGGGACTACCCCCTGAAGAACCATCTACTGTGAGGCTACTAGGCCCAGAGGGACTGGGGCTGGGACTGGGTGTGACCAGCCAGCATTTCTGCCATCATGGCCTCTGTGTTGTGGAACAGGGAGGTAGCTCCACCTCACCTTGGACTTCAGGGGCCCAGAGTCTCCCCTATCCCCCATCAAATGCTTCCTGCAATAGTTTGCACACCAGAGACTGGGCTTCCCCAGATCCAGGGGGACAGGGGTCCCTGGGGGAGTCCCCAGGGCCAGCCCCTCTGGGCCAGCTGCACACATTTGACACTGATTTGCACAGTCTTGCACAAATAGGGGCTAAGAGCCCAGTGGCTGGGGTGGGCAACAGGGGCAGCCCTTGGCCTAGGGAGTCCCCTGGCACTGCCAATGGGCATAGTCCCGAGCACACACCCCCTGGCCCTGGAcctccaggcccctgccccaCCAAGCGAAGGCTGCTTCCTGCTGGAGAAGCCCTGGATGTCAGCTCTGAGGATGAGGGGCCAGCCCCTCGGAGGCGCCGGGGAACCCTGGGCCACCCTCCTGCTGCCAACAGTTCTGATGCCAAAGCCACACCCTTCTGGAGCCATCTGCTGCCTGGGCCCAAGGACCCTGTGCTG GACCCAACAGACTGCAGTCCCATGGGGCGGAGGCTGAAAGGTGCCCGTCGCCTAAAGCT GAGCTCCCTTCGAAGCCTCCGGAAGGGGCCAGGCCTGCTGAGCCCCCCCAGTGCCTCCCCTGTTCCTACCCCTGCCGTCAGCCGTACCCTGCTGGGCAACTTTGAG GAATCATTGCTGCGAGGACGCTTTGCACCATCTGGCCACATTGAGGGCTTCACGGCAGAGATTGGAGCAAGTGGATCCTACTGCCCCCAGCATGTCACGCTGCCTGTCACTGTCACCTTCTTCGATGTTTCTGAGCAAAATGCCCCGGCCCCCTTCCTG ACCTTATTTAACCCCAACCAGACTGTGGTGAAGATGTTCCTCGTGACTTTTGACTTCTCGGACATGCCTGCTGCCCATATGACCTTCCTGCGCCATCGCCTCTTTTTGGTGCCCGTGGGTGAGGAGGGAAATGCGAGCCCCGCCTGCCGCCTCCTCTGCTACTTGCTGCACCTCAG GTTCCGGAGCTCCCGCTCAGGCCGCTTAAGCCTGCATGGAGACATCCGCCTGCTTTTTTCCCGCCGGAGCCTGGAACTGGACACAGGGCTCCCCTACGAACTTCAGGCAGTGACTGAGTCCCCTCACAATCCACGGTATTCACCTTTGCCGTGA